In one Pempheris klunzingeri isolate RE-2024b chromosome 8, fPemKlu1.hap1, whole genome shotgun sequence genomic region, the following are encoded:
- the tmem42a gene encoding transmembrane protein 42a: protein MISGSFYALLAGFLGAAASLSAKLSLGADYLRDLCESALSGWTETHGGAAACDWLHVPLRLLCGGLLFACNAVMWTFFSKALRHCSSSARATVTTTASNFISSAVLGRVIFGETHAALWWVGISLTLCGLLVLHGSTPQTLTQEEGKKDE from the exons ATGATTTCTGGGTCTTTTTACGCGTTGTTGGCGGGTTTTTTGGGTGCCGCTGCCTCTTTATCTGCCAAGCTGTCCCTCGGAGCGGACTACCTGAGAGACCTGTGTGAGTCCGCGCTCAGCGGCTGGACTGAAACACACGGAGGAGCTGCAGCCTGTGACTGG CTCCACGTCCCCCTGCGGCTGCTGTGTGGAGGCCTGCTGTTCGCCTGTAATGCCGTCATGTGGACCTTCTTCTCCAAGGCTCTGCGACACTGCTCCTCCTCAGCCAGGGCCACCGTCACTACCACTGCATCCAACTTCATCTCCTCG GCCGTCCTGGGGAGGGTGATTTTTGGAGAGACCCATGCAGCTCTGTGGTGGGTGGgcatctctctcactctgtgtggGCTGCTCGTGCTTCATGGATCCACGCCTCAGACGCTCACACAGGAGGAGGGCAAAAAGGACGAGTAA
- the zdhhc3a gene encoding palmitoyltransferase ZDHHC3-A isoform X1, protein MKSPVHRCRDVEHGRGQSGAGAGANCLQAEQRIPISKDVITSTSASAMWFIRDACGIVCAIITWLLVFYAEFVVLFVMLLPSKNLTYSIVNGTLFNSLAFLALASHLRAMCTDPGAVPKGNATKEYIESLQLKPGQVVYKCPKCCSIKPDRAHHCSVCKRCIRKMDHHCPWVNNCVGENNQKYFVLFTMYIALISLHSLVMVVFHFLNCFEDDWTKCSTFSPPATVILLILLCFEGLLFLIFTSVMFGTQVHSICTDETGIERLKGETGKWGKVPCWEAMEMAFGGPFSLSWCSPFAGLSCKKSPSEHITVPQGEIIEEDVIEIPLD, encoded by the exons ATGAAGAGTCCGGTGCACAGGTGCAGGGACGTGGAGCACGGGCGTGGGCAGAGCGGAGCTGGGGCAGGAGCCAACTGCCTGCAGGCCGAGCAGCGCATCCCCATCTCCAAAGATGTCATCACTTCCACCTCTGCGTCCGCCATGTGGTTCATCAGGGACGCCTGCGGCATCGTGTGCGCCATCATCAcctggctgcttgtgttttacgcagagtttgtggtgctgtttgTGATGCTGCTACCCTCCAAGAATCTGACGTACAGCATTGTGAACGGGACCCTGTTCAACTCTCTGGCCTTCCTCGCCCTTGCCTCACACCTCAGGGCCATGTGCACTGACCCC GGGGCGGTGCCAAAAGGGAATGCTACTAAGGAATACATAGAAAGCCTTCAGCTGAAACCAGGACAGGTAGTCTACAAATGTCCCAAGTGCTGCAGCATCAAGCCTGACCGAGCACACCACTGCAG CGTTTGCAAACGCTGCATACGGAAGATGGACCATCACTGCCCCTGGGTCAATAACTGTGTCGGGGAGAACAACCAAAAGTACTTTGTGCTTTTCACA ATGTACATTGCACTCATTTCTCTCCACTCTCTGGTCATGgtggtcttccatttcctcaaCTGCTTTGAAGATGATTGGACAA AGTGCAGTACCTTCTCTCCTCCAGCAACAGTCATCCTCCTCATACTCCTGTGCTTTGAgggtctcctcttcctcatcttcacctctgTGATGTTCGGCACCCAAGTCCACTCCATCTGTACCGACGAGACC GGAATCGAGCGTCTGAAGGGAGAGACGGGGAAGTGGGGGAAGGTGCCGTGCTGGGAGGCCATGGAGATGGCGTTCGGCGGCCcgttctctctgtcctggtgcAGCCCGTTCGCGGGGCTGAGCTGCAAGAAGAGCCCCTCGGAGCACATCACCGTCCCGCAGGGGGAGATCATCGAGGAGGACGTCATAGAGATACCACTCGACTAG
- the mc2r gene encoding adrenocorticotropic hormone receptor, whose translation MNVTPVNQSDCLEVEVPFPLFFTIGVVSLAENLLVVVAVIRNRNLHSPMYCFICSLAAFNTIASLTKTWENLMIVLADVGQLEKKGFSETKLDDVMDSLLCMSFVGSIFSFLAIAVDRYITIFHALRYHNIMTMRRTGAVLGVIWTTCGVSAVLMVRFFESSVIKICFVVFFVVSLAIICFLYVYMFMLARIHARKIAALPTSGGGKSRRQRWWGNSMRGALTLTILFGAFVVCWAPFFFHLILIMVCPMNPYCECYRSLFQLHVVLLMSHALIDPAIYAFRSAELRHTFRRMLLCPDWKSQCS comes from the exons ATGAATGTTACCCCAGTGAACCAGTCGGACTGCCTCGAGGTGGAGGTCCCTTTCCCTCTGTTCTTCACCATCGGTGTAGTGAGCCTGGCAGAGAACCTGCTGGTCGTGGTGGCCGTCATACGGAACAGGAACCTCCACTCGCCCATGTACTGCTTCATCTGCAGCCTGGCGGCCTTCAACACCATCGCCAGCCTCACCAAAACCTGGGAGAACCTGATGATTGTGCTTGCCGACGTGGGACAGCTGGAGAAGAAAGGTTTCTCTGAGACCAAGCTGGACGATGTGATGGACTCCCTGCTGTGTATGTCATTTGTGGGCTCCATTTTCAGTTTCCTGGCTATCGCTGTGGACCG TTACATCACCATCTTCCACGCTCTTCGATACCACAACATCATGACAATGCGGCGCACAGGGGCTGTCTTGGGTGTCATTTGGACAACATGTGGGGTGTCAGCCGTGCTCATGGTGAGGTTCTTCGAATCCAGTGTCATCAAGATCTGCTTTGTTGTCTTCTTTGTTGTCTCCCTGGCGATTATTTGCTTCCTCTATGTCTACATGTTCATGCTGGCACGCATTCATGCCAGGAAGATCGCTGCTCTGCCCACCAGTGGTGGGGGGAAGAGTCGGCGTCAGCGGTGGTGGGGCAACAGCATGAGAGGGGCCCTGACTCTCACCATCCTGTTTGGAGCATTTGTGGTTTGTTGGGCGCCATTTTTCTTCCACCTCATCCTCATCATGGTGTGCCCCATGAACCCGTATTGCGAGTGTTACCGATCGCTGTTCCAGTTGCACGTGGTGCTGCTGATGAGCCACGCCCTGATCGACCCGGCCATCTACGCCTTCCGCAGCGCTGAGCTCAGACACACTTTCAGGAGGATGCTGCTTTGTCCTGACTGGAAGTCTCAGTGCTCATAG
- the zdhhc3a gene encoding palmitoyltransferase ZDHHC3-A isoform X2, translated as MKSPVHRCRDVEHGRGQSGAGAGANCLQAEQRIPISKDVITSTSASAMWFIRDACGIVCAIITWLLVFYAEFVVLFVMLLPSKNLTYSIVNGTLFNSLAFLALASHLRAMCTDPGAVPKGNATKEYIESLQLKPGQVVYKCPKCCSIKPDRAHHCSVCKRCIRKMDHHCPWVNNCVGENNQKYFVLFTMYIALISLHSLVMVVFHFLNCFEDDWTKCSTFSPPATVILLILLCFEGLLFLIFTSVMFGTQVHSICTDETGIEQLKKEERRWAKKTKWMNMRAVFGHPFSILWFSPFSTPDHGKAETYQYVV; from the exons ATGAAGAGTCCGGTGCACAGGTGCAGGGACGTGGAGCACGGGCGTGGGCAGAGCGGAGCTGGGGCAGGAGCCAACTGCCTGCAGGCCGAGCAGCGCATCCCCATCTCCAAAGATGTCATCACTTCCACCTCTGCGTCCGCCATGTGGTTCATCAGGGACGCCTGCGGCATCGTGTGCGCCATCATCAcctggctgcttgtgttttacgcagagtttgtggtgctgtttgTGATGCTGCTACCCTCCAAGAATCTGACGTACAGCATTGTGAACGGGACCCTGTTCAACTCTCTGGCCTTCCTCGCCCTTGCCTCACACCTCAGGGCCATGTGCACTGACCCC GGGGCGGTGCCAAAAGGGAATGCTACTAAGGAATACATAGAAAGCCTTCAGCTGAAACCAGGACAGGTAGTCTACAAATGTCCCAAGTGCTGCAGCATCAAGCCTGACCGAGCACACCACTGCAG CGTTTGCAAACGCTGCATACGGAAGATGGACCATCACTGCCCCTGGGTCAATAACTGTGTCGGGGAGAACAACCAAAAGTACTTTGTGCTTTTCACA ATGTACATTGCACTCATTTCTCTCCACTCTCTGGTCATGgtggtcttccatttcctcaaCTGCTTTGAAGATGATTGGACAA AGTGCAGTACCTTCTCTCCTCCAGCAACAGTCATCCTCCTCATACTCCTGTGCTTTGAgggtctcctcttcctcatcttcacctctgTGATGTTCGGCACCCAAGTCCACTCCATCTGTACCGACGAGACC GGCATAGAGCAGTTGAAAAAGGAAGAGCGAAGATGGGCTAAAAAAACTAAGTGGATGAACATGAGGGCGGTATTTGGACACCCTTTCTCCATATTGTGGTTTAGTCCCTTCTCCACCCCTGACCATGGGAAGGCTGAGACCTACCAGTATGTGGTGTGA